The Thermobispora bispora DSM 43833 genome window below encodes:
- the thiI gene encoding tRNA uracil 4-sulfurtransferase ThiI, whose translation MPFTALGEPCVLLKLGEVVLKGRNRDLFETRLRANVKHALKDHPIRLRQRHGVIVVFLPKGAGAEVAEAVAKRATEIPGIVLVQLAWRVPKDPDAITKAAVELVRDSGKAESGARFAVRSRRRDKRFPLRSNELDRLVGGVIKDTFGLPVDLTDPELTVYIEVDRDEAFLYTDGLQGTGGLPVGSSGRALALLSGGIDSPVAAYRMMRRGLRVDFLHFSGIPYTTSESIYKAYALVRTLDKFQGRSRLWVVPFGKAQQSIKASGQDRLAVIAQRRLMLKTAAEVARRIHAEALITGDSLGQVSSQTLANITAQDNAVELPILRPLIGMDKAEIIAEARRIGTLEISELPDEDCCTLLAPRSAETRAKIEDLRQIERRLDAEELAVQLADSIRPYMLEA comes from the coding sequence ATGCCCTTTACCGCCCTGGGAGAGCCGTGCGTGCTGCTCAAGCTCGGCGAGGTGGTCCTGAAAGGCAGGAACCGCGACCTGTTCGAGACGCGGCTGCGGGCCAACGTCAAGCACGCGCTGAAGGACCACCCGATCCGGCTCCGCCAGCGGCACGGCGTGATCGTGGTGTTCCTGCCGAAGGGCGCCGGGGCGGAGGTGGCCGAGGCCGTCGCGAAGCGCGCGACCGAGATCCCCGGCATCGTGCTGGTCCAGCTCGCCTGGCGGGTCCCCAAGGACCCCGACGCCATCACCAAGGCGGCGGTCGAGCTCGTCCGGGACTCCGGCAAGGCCGAGAGCGGGGCGCGCTTCGCCGTGCGCTCCCGCCGCCGTGACAAGCGGTTCCCGCTCCGCTCCAACGAGCTGGACCGCCTCGTCGGCGGTGTGATCAAGGACACCTTCGGCCTGCCGGTCGACCTCACCGACCCCGAGCTCACCGTCTACATCGAGGTGGACCGGGACGAGGCGTTCCTCTACACCGACGGGCTCCAGGGCACCGGGGGCCTGCCGGTCGGCTCGAGCGGCCGGGCGCTCGCGCTGCTCTCCGGGGGGATCGACTCGCCGGTGGCCGCCTACCGGATGATGCGGCGGGGCCTGCGCGTGGACTTCCTGCACTTCTCCGGCATCCCGTACACCACCTCGGAGTCGATCTACAAGGCGTACGCGCTCGTCCGCACGCTCGACAAGTTCCAGGGCCGGTCGCGCCTGTGGGTGGTGCCGTTCGGCAAGGCCCAGCAGTCGATCAAGGCCTCCGGCCAGGACCGGCTCGCGGTGATCGCGCAGCGGCGGCTCATGCTCAAGACGGCCGCGGAGGTGGCCCGGCGCATCCACGCCGAAGCGCTCATCACCGGCGACTCGCTCGGCCAGGTCTCCTCGCAGACGCTCGCGAACATCACCGCGCAGGACAACGCGGTGGAGCTGCCGATCCTCCGGCCGCTCATCGGCATGGACAAGGCCGAGATCATCGCGGAGGCGCGGCGCATCGGCACCCTGGAGATCTCCGAGCTCCCCGACGAGGACTGCTGCACGCTGCTCGCCCCGCGCTCCGCGGAGACCCGGGCCAAGATCGAGGATCTGCGGCAGATCGAGCGGCGGCTCGACGCCGAGGAGCTCGCCGTCCAGCTCGCCGACTCGATCCGCCCGTACATGCTGGAGGCCTGA
- a CDS encoding LLM class flavin-dependent oxidoreductase, which yields MRFHWFLPTSGDGHQVRPATTTVAASPTVSRPPTLGYLTQVARAAEAAGFDAALTPIGSGCLDPLVTCAALAGATERLRLLVAFRPGFTLPTVLAQQAQTFQELSGGRLLLNAVTGGDPVEQRAYGDFLGHDERYARTAEYLELLRRIWRGGPFDFQGTYYRIEGGGLGTPLSDPPEIYFGGASPAAERVAARHADVYLMWGEPPAAIAERLERMRALAAEAGRTLRYGIRLHVIARETAEEAWAQANRLLAGMDPERIAAAQARFARMDSVGQRRMTALHGGSAERLEVSPNLWAGVGLVPEGAGTALVGSYDEVAERIREYAALGLEEFILSGWPHLEEALRVGEFILPRLAAEPVAV from the coding sequence ATGCGGTTCCACTGGTTTCTCCCGACCTCAGGCGACGGGCACCAGGTCCGGCCGGCCACCACCACGGTCGCGGCGAGCCCCACGGTCTCGCGCCCGCCGACGCTCGGCTACCTCACCCAGGTGGCCCGGGCGGCCGAGGCGGCCGGGTTCGACGCCGCGCTGACCCCCATCGGCTCCGGCTGCCTGGACCCGCTGGTCACCTGCGCGGCCCTGGCGGGCGCCACCGAGCGGCTGCGCCTGCTCGTCGCCTTCCGGCCCGGGTTCACCCTCCCCACCGTGCTCGCCCAGCAGGCCCAGACGTTCCAGGAGCTCAGCGGCGGGCGCCTGCTGCTCAACGCGGTGACCGGGGGCGACCCGGTGGAGCAGCGGGCCTACGGCGACTTCCTCGGCCATGACGAGCGCTACGCGCGGACCGCCGAGTACCTCGAGCTGCTGCGCCGGATCTGGCGGGGCGGGCCGTTCGACTTCCAGGGGACCTACTACCGGATCGAGGGCGGCGGCCTGGGGACCCCGCTGAGCGATCCGCCGGAGATCTACTTCGGCGGGGCCTCCCCCGCCGCGGAGCGGGTCGCGGCGCGGCACGCCGACGTCTACCTGATGTGGGGCGAGCCGCCCGCGGCGATCGCCGAGCGGCTGGAGCGGATGCGCGCGCTCGCCGCCGAGGCCGGCCGCACCCTCCGCTACGGCATCCGGCTGCACGTCATCGCCCGGGAGACCGCCGAGGAGGCGTGGGCGCAGGCGAACCGGCTGCTCGCCGGGATGGACCCGGAGCGGATCGCCGCCGCCCAGGCGCGGTTCGCCCGGATGGACTCGGTCGGCCAGCGGCGCATGACCGCGCTGCACGGCGGCTCGGCCGAGCGGCTGGAGGTCTCCCCCAACCTGTGGGCCGGCGTCGGGCTCGTCCCCGAGGGCGCGGGCACCGCGCTCGTGGGCAGCTACGACGAGGTGGCCGAGCGGATCCGGGAGTACGCCGCGCTCGGCCTCGAGGAGTTCATCCTCTCCGGCTGGCCGCACCTGGAGGAGGCGCTCCGGGTCGGCGAGTTCATCCTCCCCCGGCTCGCCGCCGAGCCCGTGGCGGTATGA
- a CDS encoding helix-turn-helix domain-containing protein, translating to MAWTIGELAEHAARLLGPDGQVSGRVRPVPNERLIRWYTTIGLLDPPIARRGRVALYGRRHLLQLVAIKRRQAAGLSIAAIQAELAGATDAALQRIAGLGDADLPEEPAGTAADGAPAPGPARRFWARPAALARPPRPDGTAAPDTTSAGYPPPRAADQQPAGVVHGVRLAPGVTLLLDGAGRAPTAEEAAAIRRAAGPLLAMLAGYGLADRPGAELPATPMTNGGREGRPPHGRGPGSAPRPR from the coding sequence ATGGCCTGGACGATCGGCGAACTGGCGGAGCACGCGGCGCGGCTGCTCGGCCCGGACGGGCAGGTGAGCGGCCGGGTCCGCCCCGTGCCGAACGAGCGGCTCATCCGCTGGTACACGACGATCGGCCTGCTCGACCCGCCGATCGCCCGCCGGGGCCGGGTCGCGCTCTACGGGCGGCGCCACCTGCTGCAGCTCGTGGCGATCAAGCGCCGCCAGGCGGCCGGGCTCTCCATCGCCGCCATCCAGGCCGAGCTCGCCGGGGCGACCGACGCCGCGCTCCAGCGCATCGCCGGCCTCGGCGACGCGGACCTGCCGGAGGAGCCGGCCGGAACCGCCGCGGACGGCGCGCCCGCGCCCGGCCCGGCCCGGCGGTTCTGGGCGCGCCCGGCCGCGCTCGCCCGGCCACCCCGCCCGGACGGCACCGCCGCACCCGACACGACCTCCGCGGGATACCCGCCGCCCAGAGCCGCGGACCAGCAGCCCGCCGGGGTCGTCCACGGGGTACGGCTCGCGCCCGGGGTGACGCTGCTGCTCGACGGCGCCGGCCGCGCCCCCACCGCCGAGGAGGCCGCCGCCATCCGCCGCGCGGCCGGCCCGCTCCTCGCCATGCTCGCCGGGTACGGCCTCGCCGACCGCCCCGGCGCGGAACTTCCCGCAACGCCTATGACAAACGGAGGGAGGGAGGGGCGGCCGCCCCACGGCCGTGGCCCGGGGTCCGCGCCCCGTCCACGATGA
- the glpK gene encoding glycerol kinase GlpK produces the protein MSVLAIDAGTSGITALVVTEDGRIDGRGHREFPQHFPEQGWVEHDPEEIWRATLEACRAALESSATVPRCVGITNQRETAVLWDRRTLAAPRRAIVWQDRRSAEICARLREHEPRVAELTGLRLDPYFTATKLTWLAENEPGVWRDGDVMIGTVDSYLIARLTGGARHVTDASNASRTLLYDIRAGRWSEELCELFGVSGKALPEVVPNFGEIGRTDPEAFLGLELPISGMAGDQQAALFGQLCLSPGDIKCTYGTGSFILVNTGSEIIRSKAGLLSTVAWQAPSGELTYALEGSIFVTGAAVQWLRDGLGLIDTAAESERLAREVPDSGGVVFAPALTGLGAPYWAPDARGAILGITRGTRAAHLARATLEAIAFKVRDIVEAIRAEGLATPVLKVDGGASANDLLMQLQADQLGTPVERPVIQETTALGAAFLAGLGAGVWSSPDELRATWRLDRRFEPRYDDGTAYARWKRAVELVVGWTG, from the coding sequence GTGAGCGTCCTTGCCATCGACGCCGGTACGTCGGGGATCACCGCCCTCGTGGTGACCGAGGACGGGCGGATCGACGGCCGTGGCCACCGGGAGTTCCCCCAGCACTTCCCCGAACAGGGCTGGGTGGAGCACGACCCCGAGGAGATCTGGCGGGCGACGCTGGAGGCCTGCCGCGCCGCCCTGGAGTCGTCGGCCACGGTACCGCGGTGCGTCGGGATCACCAACCAGCGGGAGACCGCCGTGCTGTGGGACCGGCGGACCCTGGCCGCGCCCCGGCGGGCCATCGTCTGGCAGGACCGGCGCTCGGCGGAGATCTGCGCCCGGCTGCGGGAGCACGAGCCCCGGGTGGCCGAGCTCACCGGCCTCAGGCTCGACCCCTACTTCACCGCGACCAAGCTCACCTGGCTCGCCGAGAACGAGCCCGGCGTCTGGCGCGACGGCGACGTGATGATCGGCACCGTGGACTCGTACCTGATCGCCCGGCTCACCGGCGGGGCGCGGCACGTCACCGACGCGTCGAACGCCTCCCGGACCCTGCTGTACGACATCCGGGCCGGGCGCTGGTCGGAGGAGCTCTGCGAGCTGTTCGGCGTCTCCGGGAAGGCGCTCCCCGAGGTGGTGCCGAACTTCGGGGAGATCGGCCGCACCGACCCGGAGGCGTTCCTCGGCCTCGAGCTCCCGATCAGCGGGATGGCCGGCGACCAGCAGGCGGCGCTCTTCGGCCAGCTGTGCCTCTCCCCCGGCGACATCAAGTGCACGTACGGCACGGGCTCGTTCATCCTCGTCAACACCGGGAGCGAGATCATCCGGTCGAAGGCCGGGCTGCTCTCCACCGTCGCCTGGCAGGCGCCGTCCGGCGAGCTCACCTACGCGCTGGAGGGCTCGATCTTCGTCACGGGCGCCGCCGTGCAGTGGCTGCGCGACGGCCTCGGCCTGATCGACACGGCGGCCGAGTCCGAGCGCCTGGCGCGGGAGGTCCCCGACTCGGGCGGGGTGGTGTTCGCCCCCGCCCTGACCGGGCTCGGCGCGCCGTACTGGGCCCCGGACGCGCGGGGCGCGATCCTCGGCATCACCCGCGGCACCCGGGCCGCGCACCTGGCCCGGGCCACCCTGGAGGCGATCGCGTTCAAGGTGCGCGACATCGTCGAGGCGATCCGGGCCGAAGGGCTCGCCACGCCGGTGCTCAAGGTCGACGGCGGCGCGAGCGCCAACGACCTGCTCATGCAGCTCCAGGCCGATCAGCTCGGCACGCCGGTGGAGCGGCCGGTGATCCAGGAGACGACCGCGCTCGGCGCCGCGTTCCTCGCCGGGCTGGGGGCGGGCGTGTGGTCCTCCCCCGACGAGCTGCGCGCCACCTGGCGGCTCGACCGCCGCTTCGAGCCGCGGTACGACGACGGCACGGCGTACGCCCGGTGGAAGCGGGCCGTGGAGCTGGTGGTGGGCTGGACCGGCTGA
- a CDS encoding alkaline phosphatase PhoX has protein sequence MRSTADSVVSGSLWRLAFTRPGAESGRSAGRRYGEPADPDGDGVAVPEGFTVRVVARSGERIGGVAWHAAPDEAGCLACDDGWIYVSNSARPLLGGVTAVRFTAGGEVVSAYRLLSGTDRNHAGAVTPWRTWLSGEETPYGRIFECDPYGMRAAMPRLAMGRFRHGGLAVDPDRGIVYLTELEPDGCFYRFRPEDWGDLTTGVLEVMVTDGESVSWRRVHTPAAIDEPLREQVPGARRFAVGSAVHCHGGICYFATVGDGRIWAYDPERERLTVVYGDGAAHPGTLHENLFVAEDDGARISVVSEEGTAAPFLRLEGAADRRITGLAFAPDHSRLYFSVLPARPGAAGSAEAGVTYEVRGPFLG, from the coding sequence ATGCGGTCCACGGCTGACTCGGTGGTGTCCGGCTCCCTATGGCGTCTCGCCTTCACCCGTCCCGGTGCGGAGAGCGGGCGATCGGCGGGCCGGCGGTACGGGGAACCGGCCGATCCCGACGGAGACGGTGTCGCGGTCCCCGAGGGGTTCACGGTCCGCGTCGTCGCCAGGTCGGGGGAGCGGATCGGCGGCGTCGCCTGGCACGCCGCCCCCGACGAGGCGGGCTGCCTCGCCTGCGATGACGGGTGGATCTACGTCTCCAACTCCGCGCGTCCGCTGCTCGGCGGCGTCACCGCGGTGCGGTTCACCGCCGGCGGCGAGGTGGTGAGCGCCTACCGCCTCCTGTCCGGGACCGATCGCAACCACGCGGGCGCGGTCACCCCGTGGCGCACCTGGCTGTCCGGTGAGGAGACCCCCTACGGGCGGATCTTCGAATGCGACCCGTACGGCATGCGCGCCGCCATGCCGCGCCTCGCGATGGGCCGGTTCCGGCACGGCGGTCTCGCCGTCGACCCGGACCGGGGGATCGTCTACCTCACCGAGCTGGAGCCCGACGGCTGCTTCTACCGGTTCCGCCCCGAGGACTGGGGCGACCTCACCACCGGCGTCCTCGAGGTGATGGTCACGGACGGGGAGTCGGTGTCCTGGCGGCGGGTGCACACCCCGGCCGCGATCGACGAGCCGCTGCGCGAGCAGGTGCCCGGGGCGCGGCGGTTCGCCGTCGGCTCGGCCGTCCACTGCCACGGCGGGATCTGCTACTTCGCCACCGTGGGCGACGGCCGGATCTGGGCCTACGACCCGGAGCGGGAGCGGCTCACGGTCGTCTACGGGGACGGCGCCGCGCACCCCGGCACACTGCACGAGAACCTCTTCGTCGCCGAGGACGACGGCGCCCGGATCAGCGTGGTGAGCGAGGAGGGCACGGCGGCGCCGTTCCTCCGCCTGGAGGGCGCGGCGGACCGGCGGATCACCGGCCTCGCCTTCGCCCCCGACCACAGCAGGCTGTACTTCTCGGTCCTGCCCGCCCGGCCGGGCGCCGCGGGATCAGCCGAGGCCGGGGTCACCTACGAGGTGCGCGGCCCGTTCCTCGGCTGA
- a CDS encoding 6-phosphofructokinase, translated as MRIGVLTGGGDCPGLNAVIRAVVRKGISVYGYEFVGFRDGWRGPLECDTMPLDIQAVRGILPRGGTILGTSRTNPLKLEDGVERIKQNFEKLGVDALIAIGGEDTLGVAKKLHDQGVKVVGVPKTIDNDLNATDYTFGFDTAVNIAMEAIDRLHTTAESHHRALICEVMGRHAGWIALHAGMAAGANVILIPEKPFDIDKVCEYVESRFKTRYAPIIVVAEGAHPKEGQLAVQSSELDAFGHVRLGGIGEALAKEIEKRTGKEARTTVLGHIQRGGTPTAFDRVLATRFGLGAIDAVHDGDWGKMVALRGTDIVRVSLEEATAELKLVPIHRYEEAEVFFG; from the coding sequence ATGCGAATCGGAGTGCTGACCGGTGGCGGTGACTGCCCCGGGCTCAACGCGGTGATCCGCGCCGTCGTCCGCAAGGGCATCAGCGTGTACGGCTACGAGTTCGTCGGCTTCCGGGACGGCTGGCGGGGTCCGCTCGAGTGCGACACCATGCCGCTCGACATCCAGGCCGTCCGGGGCATCCTCCCGCGCGGCGGCACCATCCTCGGCACCTCGCGCACCAACCCGCTGAAGCTCGAGGACGGTGTGGAGCGCATCAAGCAGAACTTCGAGAAGCTGGGCGTCGACGCGCTGATCGCCATCGGCGGCGAGGACACGCTCGGCGTCGCCAAGAAGCTCCACGACCAGGGCGTCAAGGTCGTCGGCGTGCCGAAGACGATCGACAACGACCTCAACGCCACCGACTACACCTTCGGCTTCGACACCGCGGTCAACATCGCGATGGAGGCGATCGACCGGCTCCACACCACGGCCGAGTCGCACCACCGCGCCCTGATCTGCGAGGTCATGGGCCGCCACGCCGGGTGGATCGCCCTGCACGCGGGCATGGCCGCCGGGGCGAACGTCATCCTCATCCCGGAGAAGCCGTTCGACATCGACAAGGTCTGCGAGTACGTCGAGTCCCGGTTCAAGACCCGCTACGCGCCGATCATCGTGGTCGCCGAGGGCGCCCACCCGAAGGAGGGCCAGCTCGCCGTCCAGAGCTCGGAGCTGGACGCGTTCGGCCACGTCCGCCTCGGCGGCATCGGTGAGGCGCTCGCCAAGGAGATCGAGAAGCGGACCGGCAAGGAGGCGCGGACCACGGTCCTCGGCCACATCCAGCGCGGTGGCACGCCCACGGCCTTCGACCGGGTGCTCGCCACCCGGTTCGGTCTCGGCGCCATCGACGCGGTCCACGACGGCGACTGGGGCAAGATGGTCGCGCTCCGCGGCACGGACATCGTCCGGGTGAGCCTCGAGGAGGCCACCGCCGAGCTGAAGCTGGTGCCGATCCACCGCTACGAGGAGGCCGAGGTCTTCTTCGGCTGA
- a CDS encoding ABC transporter ATP-binding protein, with protein MPSRNDAPHGAPGDAAARGGGPYAIELRGVRQAYRDRTVLGPIDLAIEPGEFVTVVGPSGCGKSTLLRLIAGFTRPSAGSVAVSGRPVTGPGPDRGVVFQQPRLFPWLSVAANVGFGLRGLPRAARRARVAELLELTGLSDAARLRPYELSGGMRQRAAIARALATRPRVLLMDEPFAALDAFTRERMQDELRRLWRSTGTTVVFITHDVDEAVYLGTRAIALSGGPGRVIHDERSDLPSLPHPRGDARFGAARERLAAVIRSAAAPGRGPASAEERAAHLVGDPGLG; from the coding sequence ATGCCTTCGCGCAATGACGCCCCTCACGGCGCGCCCGGTGACGCCGCCGCCCGCGGCGGCGGGCCGTACGCGATCGAGCTGCGCGGGGTACGGCAGGCCTACCGGGACCGCACGGTCCTCGGCCCGATCGACCTGGCGATCGAGCCCGGGGAGTTCGTGACCGTGGTCGGCCCCTCGGGCTGCGGCAAGAGCACGCTGCTCCGCCTGATCGCCGGGTTCACCCGGCCGTCGGCCGGCTCGGTCGCCGTGTCGGGCCGGCCGGTCACCGGGCCGGGGCCCGACCGGGGCGTGGTCTTCCAGCAGCCCCGGCTCTTCCCGTGGCTCTCGGTCGCCGCGAACGTGGGCTTCGGCCTGCGCGGCCTGCCGCGGGCGGCCCGCCGGGCCCGCGTGGCCGAGCTGCTCGAGCTGACCGGGCTGAGCGACGCGGCCCGGCTGCGGCCGTACGAGCTCTCCGGCGGGATGCGCCAGCGGGCGGCGATCGCCCGCGCGCTCGCGACCCGGCCCCGGGTGCTGCTCATGGACGAGCCGTTCGCCGCGCTCGACGCGTTCACCCGCGAGCGCATGCAGGACGAGCTGCGGCGGCTGTGGCGGAGCACCGGGACGACGGTCGTGTTCATCACCCACGACGTGGACGAGGCCGTCTACCTCGGCACCCGGGCCATCGCGCTCAGCGGCGGGCCCGGGCGGGTGATCCACGACGAGCGGTCGGACCTGCCGTCCCTGCCGCACCCGCGCGGTGACGCGCGCTTCGGCGCGGCGCGGGAGCGGCTCGCCGCCGTGATCCGCTCGGCCGCGGCGCCCGGGCGCGGGCCCGCGTCAGCCGAGGAACGGGCCGCGCACCTCGTAGGTGACCCCGGCCTCGGCTGA
- a CDS encoding ABC transporter permease — protein MNAPSSPHRRGLLTLGSVAVILAVWQAVAAARIWPPVLVPEPAAVWEKLITTSTEGYAGHTLGEHLLASLRRILLGCLYGIGGGIALGLLIGMVPTVRALLGPPVTFVRTLPPLAYLSLLVIWFGIDEEPKVWLLLIAALPPVAVSTADAVRGVHEDYLNAARSLGVPRWQLPWRVVLPSALPEILTGIRVAVGVAYTSVVAAETVNGIPGIGGMIRDAQRYNQTDVVILGILIIGLSGLLIDFLLQTLDRRLVPWRGRD, from the coding sequence ATGAACGCGCCGTCCTCGCCCCACCGCCGCGGGCTGCTCACCCTCGGCTCGGTGGCGGTGATCCTCGCGGTCTGGCAGGCGGTCGCGGCCGCGCGGATCTGGCCCCCGGTGCTGGTGCCCGAGCCGGCCGCGGTGTGGGAGAAGCTCATCACCACGTCCACCGAGGGGTACGCCGGCCACACCCTCGGCGAGCACCTGCTCGCCAGCCTGCGCCGGATCCTCCTCGGCTGCCTGTACGGCATCGGCGGGGGGATCGCGCTCGGCCTGCTCATCGGCATGGTCCCCACGGTGCGGGCGCTGCTCGGCCCGCCGGTGACCTTCGTGCGCACCCTCCCGCCGCTCGCCTACCTCAGCCTGCTGGTGATCTGGTTCGGCATCGACGAGGAGCCGAAGGTCTGGCTCCTCCTGATCGCCGCCCTCCCGCCCGTGGCCGTCTCGACCGCGGACGCGGTGCGCGGGGTGCACGAGGACTACCTCAACGCCGCCCGGTCGCTCGGCGTGCCGCGGTGGCAGCTCCCCTGGCGCGTGGTGCTGCCGAGCGCCCTGCCGGAGATCCTCACCGGGATCCGGGTCGCGGTCGGCGTCGCCTACACCTCCGTGGTCGCGGCCGAGACCGTCAACGGCATCCCCGGCATCGGCGGGATGATCCGGGACGCCCAGCGCTACAACCAGACCGACGTGGTGATCCTCGGGATCCTGATCATCGGTCTCTCCGGCCTGCTCATCGACTTCCTGCTGCAAACCCTCGACCGGCGCCTGGTGCCCTGGCGCGGGCGCGACTGA
- a CDS encoding glycine betaine ABC transporter substrate-binding protein, with the protein MRSPTKRRRHLLAGLVAAALALTSCAIGGGSGGEEAGGPGAPATLRIGYQLIPNGDLIVKDQGWLEQALPDTKIIWSRFDSGGDVNTAMLSGAIDIGLAGSSPVARGLSAPLNIPYRVPWIFDVIGDNEALVVRKGITSIKELAGKRVAAPYSSTTHYSLLAALRDAGLSESQVDIVDMEPPDIQAAWQRGDIDGAYVWTPVLAELQKTGTTLITSRELAERGTLTADLAVVRNEFAERYPDVVRVWLQQQDRAVRLARSDPQAAAAAIARQLGITPEEAARQLGQLILLDGEQQRSAGYLGTPEAPGRLAETLRRTALFLHEQKKVDAVPGLDVFRNGLGTRELADAFAQ; encoded by the coding sequence ATGCGATCACCCACCAAGAGACGGAGACACCTGCTCGCCGGGCTCGTGGCCGCGGCCCTCGCGCTCACCTCCTGCGCCATCGGGGGCGGCTCCGGGGGTGAGGAGGCCGGCGGGCCCGGCGCCCCGGCCACCCTCCGGATCGGCTATCAGCTCATCCCCAACGGGGACCTGATCGTCAAAGACCAGGGGTGGCTGGAGCAGGCCCTCCCGGACACGAAGATCATCTGGAGCAGGTTCGACTCCGGCGGCGACGTCAACACGGCCATGCTCTCCGGCGCCATCGACATCGGCCTCGCCGGCAGCAGCCCGGTCGCCCGCGGGCTCTCCGCGCCGCTCAACATCCCCTACCGGGTCCCGTGGATCTTCGACGTGATCGGCGACAACGAGGCCCTCGTGGTGCGGAAGGGGATCACGTCGATCAAGGAGCTCGCCGGCAAGCGGGTGGCGGCGCCGTACAGCTCCACCACCCACTACAGCCTGCTCGCCGCGCTGCGCGACGCCGGGCTCTCCGAGTCGCAGGTGGACATCGTCGACATGGAGCCCCCGGACATCCAGGCGGCCTGGCAGCGGGGCGACATCGACGGCGCGTACGTGTGGACCCCGGTCCTCGCCGAGCTGCAGAAGACCGGCACCACCCTGATCACCAGCAGGGAGCTCGCCGAGCGCGGCACGCTCACCGCCGACCTCGCCGTGGTCCGGAACGAGTTCGCCGAGCGGTACCCGGACGTGGTGAGGGTCTGGCTCCAGCAGCAGGACCGCGCGGTCCGGCTCGCGCGCAGCGACCCGCAGGCGGCCGCCGCCGCGATCGCCCGCCAGCTCGGCATCACCCCGGAGGAGGCCGCCCGCCAGCTCGGCCAGCTCATCCTGCTCGACGGCGAGCAGCAGCGGTCGGCCGGCTACCTCGGCACCCCCGAGGCGCCCGGGAGGCTCGCCGAGACCCTGCGCCGGACCGCGCTGTTCCTCCACGAGCAGAAGAAGGTCGACGCCGTCCCCGGCCTCGACGTCTTCCGCAACGGCCTCGGCACCAGGGAACTCGCCGATGCCTTCGCGCAATGA